A single region of the Hoeflea prorocentri genome encodes:
- a CDS encoding ABC transporter permease subunit, with product MEYFVQQLINGVTLGSIYGLIAIGYTMVYGIIGMINFAHGDIFMVGAFISLIVITALGLAASTSIGLMILALILVLVCAMIISSVFGWTLERMAYRPLRGSFRLAPLITAIGVSIVLQNYIQISQGARVKPLQPIISGGHTIMRRVDENGEFVVQISNMQILIITVTVALMAIFSLMIARTSLGRAQRACEQDRKMAALLGINVDRTISTTFVLGAALAAVAGLMYLLYYGVIDFYIGFVAGVKAFTAAVLGGIGSLPGAMLGGLVIGLIETLWSAYFSVEYKDVAAFSMLAIVLIFLPQGLLGKPEVEKV from the coding sequence GTGGAATATTTTGTACAACAATTGATCAACGGTGTGACGCTTGGCTCCATCTACGGGCTGATCGCGATCGGCTATACGATGGTCTACGGCATCATCGGCATGATCAACTTCGCCCACGGCGATATCTTTATGGTCGGCGCATTCATTTCGCTGATCGTCATCACTGCGCTTGGTCTTGCCGCGTCAACCAGCATCGGGCTGATGATCCTTGCGCTCATCCTTGTCCTTGTTTGTGCGATGATCATTTCTTCGGTTTTCGGCTGGACACTTGAGCGTATGGCCTACAGGCCGTTGCGTGGCTCGTTTCGCCTCGCACCGCTGATCACCGCGATCGGCGTCTCGATCGTTCTGCAAAACTATATCCAGATTTCGCAAGGCGCCCGGGTCAAGCCGCTTCAGCCGATTATTTCCGGCGGGCACACCATCATGCGGCGCGTCGATGAAAACGGCGAGTTCGTCGTGCAGATTTCCAATATGCAGATCCTGATCATCACTGTGACCGTCGCACTCATGGCGATTTTTTCGCTGATGATCGCCAGAACGTCTCTCGGGCGTGCGCAGCGCGCCTGTGAGCAGGACCGCAAGATGGCTGCGCTCCTTGGCATCAATGTCGACCGCACCATCTCCACAACCTTCGTGCTTGGTGCGGCGCTCGCCGCGGTCGCCGGCCTCATGTATCTGCTCTATTACGGCGTCATCGATTTCTATATCGGCTTTGTCGCGGGCGTGAAGGCGTTTACCGCGGCGGTTCTCGGTGGCATTGGTTCATTGCCCGGCGCCATGCTCGGCGGGCTTGTCATCGGCCTGATCGAGACGCTCTGGTCGGCTTATTTCTCGGTCGAATACAAGGACGTTGCAGCCTTCTCCATGCTGGCGATCGTCCTGATCTTCCTGCCGCAGGGTCTCCTCGGCAAGCCGGAGGTTGAGAAGGTCTGA
- a CDS encoding ABC transporter ATP-binding protein, producing MGSIIDVRSVTKRFGGFHAVDDCTLSIEKGSITGLIGPNGAGKTTLFNMVAGTYVPTSGQILLDGEDVTGLPAHELFNRGLLRTFQIAHEFSHMTVTENLMMVPAGQSGENLASVWLRPARVTQEEAEVRKKAEEVLDFLKITHVKNELAGNLSGGQKKLLELGRTMMVDAKVVLLDEIAAGVNRTLLNDLVSNIERLNQELGYTFFVIEHDMDMIARLCDPVIVMAAGSVMTEGHIEDIQKNEAVIEAYFGGSPTGEATTELHKEAEQ from the coding sequence ATGGGTTCAATCATCGATGTGCGGAGCGTAACCAAGCGCTTCGGTGGTTTTCACGCCGTCGACGACTGCACGTTGTCCATCGAAAAGGGTTCCATCACGGGACTCATCGGGCCAAACGGGGCCGGCAAAACGACGCTGTTCAACATGGTGGCGGGCACCTATGTCCCGACATCCGGGCAGATCCTGCTTGATGGTGAGGACGTAACAGGTCTTCCGGCCCATGAGCTCTTTAATCGCGGCCTGTTGCGCACCTTCCAGATCGCGCATGAGTTTTCCCATATGACGGTGACGGAAAACCTGATGATGGTCCCGGCCGGCCAGAGCGGGGAAAACCTTGCCTCAGTCTGGCTGCGGCCGGCCAGGGTCACACAGGAAGAGGCAGAGGTCAGGAAAAAAGCCGAGGAAGTCCTGGATTTCCTGAAGATCACCCATGTCAAAAATGAGCTGGCGGGCAACCTGTCGGGCGGTCAGAAGAAACTGCTGGAGCTTGGCCGCACCATGATGGTGGACGCCAAGGTCGTGCTGCTTGATGAAATCGCCGCGGGTGTCAACCGCACCCTGCTCAACGATCTGGTCTCGAACATCGAACGCCTCAATCAGGAACTCGGCTACACATTCTTTGTCATTGAGCACGACATGGACATGATTGCCCGACTTTGCGATCCGGTCATCGTTATGGCGGCCGGTTCCGTCATGACCGAGGGACATATCGAGGACATTCAGAAAAACGAGGCTGTCATCGAGGCTTATTTCGGCGGCTCGCCGACCGGCGAAGCGACAACCGAACTCCATAAGGAGGCAGAACAATGA
- a CDS encoding ABC transporter ATP-binding protein — MSLLEIKDLHAGYGQMSILKGVNMTLDEGEIGVIVGPNGAGKSTTLKAIFGMLNITGGSIGFDGADITGIRSEKLADHRIAFVPQEHNVFPTLTVHENLEMGAYVRRDDFSAVMDHVYDIFPPLKEKRQQAAGELSGGQRQMVAFGRALMIEPKLILLDEPTAGLSPMFMSQIFDRVIAINRTGVTVAMVEQNAKQALAIAHKGFVLAGGQNSYTDTGRNLLNNPEVAASFLGG; from the coding sequence ATGAGCCTCCTTGAGATTAAGGACCTGCACGCCGGCTATGGCCAGATGAGCATCCTCAAGGGCGTCAACATGACACTCGACGAGGGCGAAATCGGGGTCATCGTCGGCCCCAACGGCGCCGGAAAGTCGACGACGCTGAAGGCGATCTTCGGCATGCTCAACATAACGGGCGGCTCGATCGGCTTTGACGGAGCGGACATTACCGGCATCCGCTCGGAAAAACTCGCCGATCACCGGATCGCCTTCGTGCCACAGGAACACAATGTGTTCCCGACCCTGACGGTGCATGAAAATCTGGAAATGGGCGCCTATGTGCGCCGTGACGATTTTTCGGCGGTGATGGATCACGTCTACGACATCTTCCCGCCACTGAAGGAAAAGAGACAACAGGCGGCCGGCGAACTGTCGGGCGGCCAGCGGCAGATGGTTGCCTTCGGCCGTGCGCTGATGATCGAGCCGAAACTTATCCTGTTGGACGAGCCGACCGCCGGCCTGTCGCCGATGTTCATGTCGCAGATCTTCGACAGGGTCATCGCCATCAACCGGACCGGCGTGACGGTCGCCATGGTCGAGCAGAACGCCAAACAGGCTCTGGCCATCGCCCACAAGGGTTTTGTGCTCGCAGGCGGCCAGAACTCCTATACAGATACCGGCCGGAACCTTTTGAACAACCCCGAAGTCGCCGCAAGCTTTTTGGGCGGGTAA
- a CDS encoding branched-chain amino acid ABC transporter permease: MNELVFFLNKGLISGLIIGSIYALGAVGVTLIFGILRFAHFAHGDMMTLGAFVTLILTAALASLGIVLPVPLAFVAMFPAMVITAFLAIGLDKTFYKPLRQAGARPVVLVMASVGVTLMLQGIIRLFAGVRGRDMFLEAPKEIFRIPFPGASRPVIITEPQVLLVGFVLVAVIVLHWFLTRSRLGKAMRAVSDNPELARITGINTNHVVWATWIIGGALACAAGTLLSMDVTLKPDLSFNILLPIFAATIVGGIGQPYGAIAGGFLVGFCETLAVFNWSILLRPIKDDLWFEVPNNMALVPTEYKLMVPFLILIIVLIYRPTGIFRGRVLT, encoded by the coding sequence TTGAACGAACTCGTATTTTTTCTAAACAAGGGCCTCATCTCCGGCCTGATCATCGGCTCGATCTATGCGCTGGGCGCCGTTGGCGTAACGCTGATCTTCGGCATCCTGCGCTTTGCGCATTTTGCCCACGGGGACATGATGACCCTCGGCGCCTTTGTGACGCTGATCCTGACGGCGGCCCTCGCTTCGCTCGGCATTGTCTTACCTGTGCCGCTCGCCTTTGTCGCAATGTTTCCGGCGATGGTGATCACCGCGTTCCTCGCCATCGGTCTCGATAAGACATTTTACAAACCGCTGCGGCAGGCCGGCGCCAGACCGGTTGTCCTTGTCATGGCCTCGGTTGGCGTGACCTTGATGCTTCAGGGCATCATCCGGCTTTTTGCAGGCGTGCGCGGGCGGGACATGTTCCTTGAAGCGCCGAAAGAAATCTTCCGCATACCCTTTCCCGGCGCATCGCGGCCGGTGATCATCACAGAACCGCAAGTGCTCCTTGTCGGCTTCGTCCTTGTCGCGGTCATCGTGCTGCACTGGTTCCTGACGCGTTCGCGTCTTGGCAAGGCCATGCGCGCCGTATCGGACAATCCGGAGCTTGCCCGCATTACCGGCATCAACACAAACCATGTGGTCTGGGCGACGTGGATCATAGGCGGCGCGCTTGCCTGTGCGGCCGGCACGCTGCTTTCCATGGACGTTACGCTCAAGCCGGACCTGTCCTTCAACATCCTGCTGCCGATCTTTGCGGCAACCATCGTCGGCGGGATCGGCCAGCCCTATGGCGCGATCGCCGGCGGCTTCCTCGTCGGCTTTTGTGAGACCCTGGCCGTCTTCAACTGGTCGATCCTTCTCAGGCCGATCAAGGATGATCTGTGGTTCGAGGTGCCCAACAACATGGCGCTGGTACCGACCGAATACAAGTTGATGGTGCCGTTCCTGATCTTGATCATCGTGCTGATCTACCGGCCCACCGGGATATTCCGCGGGAGGGTTCTGACATGA
- a CDS encoding branched-chain amino acid ABC transporter permease, with translation MMVEAGCYAIIALGLTIQWGYAGLFNVGIMGFIAAGAATSMIMSFPRNEDFWASAGPSMVGLFIVKLVLCGLALWAVNRSATWGLGPKLRALLTAVVIAISYLVLSDHMAAMSNEIESASGWMGGLGLPVVVGWIVAGIIAGAIAWFVGKICLGLRADYLAIATLGIAQIIKTFLKNADWLTRGTLTVSPLPWPVQTPSDGEFIFARASYLTVVAIAIVIIYLLLQRAYNAPWGRMMRAIRDNENAASSMGKNVNRRRLEIFVLGCVLMGFGGAVLIHFASIYDPSGFLDLNHTFLVWVMVILGGSGNNRGAIFGAVFVYIIWVMSEPVALWLFSMIGTYGEAWLGWEPPSDLASRALQMRVFVIGLTITLVLRFAPQGVLPERQARH, from the coding sequence ATGATGGTTGAGGCGGGATGTTATGCCATCATCGCCCTCGGCCTGACGATCCAGTGGGGGTATGCCGGCCTCTTTAATGTCGGCATCATGGGTTTCATCGCGGCGGGCGCCGCGACCTCCATGATCATGTCATTTCCCAGGAATGAGGATTTCTGGGCCTCTGCCGGGCCTTCCATGGTTGGACTGTTCATCGTCAAGCTGGTGCTTTGCGGCCTGGCGCTGTGGGCCGTCAACCGTTCGGCCACATGGGGATTGGGACCAAAACTGCGTGCGTTGCTGACGGCCGTCGTGATTGCCATCAGCTATCTGGTCCTTTCCGATCACATGGCGGCCATGTCCAACGAGATCGAGAGCGCGAGCGGCTGGATGGGCGGACTTGGTTTGCCCGTGGTCGTCGGATGGATCGTCGCAGGGATCATTGCGGGCGCCATTGCATGGTTTGTCGGCAAGATATGCCTCGGGCTGCGCGCCGACTACCTGGCCATCGCGACCCTCGGCATTGCCCAGATTATCAAGACATTCCTCAAGAATGCCGACTGGCTGACCCGTGGCACGCTGACCGTTTCGCCCCTGCCCTGGCCCGTCCAGACGCCATCAGACGGCGAGTTCATCTTCGCCCGCGCCTCCTATCTGACCGTCGTCGCAATCGCAATCGTCATCATCTACCTGTTGCTTCAACGCGCATATAACGCCCCGTGGGGCCGGATGATGCGGGCAATCCGCGACAATGAAAACGCAGCCTCTTCAATGGGCAAGAACGTCAACCGCCGCAGGCTTGAGATCTTCGTGCTCGGCTGTGTCCTGATGGGCTTCGGCGGGGCGGTCCTGATCCACTTCGCGTCGATCTACGACCCTTCCGGCTTTCTCGATCTCAACCACACATTCCTGGTCTGGGTGATGGTGATCCTCGGCGGCTCGGGCAATAATCGCGGCGCGATTTTCGGCGCGGTCTTTGTTTATATCATTTGGGTCATGTCCGAGCCGGTCGCCCTTTGGCTGTTCAGCATGATCGGCACTTACGGCGAGGCCTGGCTGGGCTGGGAGCCGCCGTCAGACCTTGCCAGCCGCGCCCTGCAAATGAGGGTGTTCGTCATCGGCCTGACCATCACGCTGGTGTTGCGGTTCGCTCCGCAAGGAGTGTTGCCCGAACGTCAGGCGCGACATTAA
- a CDS encoding ABC transporter substrate-binding protein, producing MFPKLKMVLAASVALAGLSGAATAADVKFGFLGGVTGPIESLVPPIIDGANLAVKHVNEQGGLLDGKTIELIVADTTCADATKAADAADRVVNVDNVVAIVGALCSGATISAANNAGIPGGVAMISPASTSPALTTLDDKGLVFRTATSDAYQGGVLARVVQAAGKKNVAVTYVNNDYGKGFADAFSAAFTAAGGTVAASEAHEDGKADYRAEIGSLSATGAEALVILAYADGSGQTVLRQALEGGDFDVFYGGDGMVSQTLADNVPAAGGKIIMTRPSTPDLPGADAFAVAASAADVDANGTFVSNSYDAAFILALAAEKAGSTDRAAIAAQVSSVANAPGEVILPTEWKKAKELIAAGKDINYEGAAGPQSFDENGDVPGTYETIAIEDGKIMSTGVAE from the coding sequence ATGTTTCCAAAACTCAAGATGGTGCTCGCCGCGAGCGTGGCCCTGGCAGGATTGTCGGGCGCAGCAACGGCAGCGGACGTCAAGTTCGGTTTCCTGGGCGGCGTTACCGGCCCGATCGAATCTCTCGTCCCGCCGATCATTGATGGTGCCAATCTGGCGGTGAAACATGTCAATGAACAAGGCGGTCTTCTGGACGGCAAGACCATTGAACTCATTGTCGCCGATACCACATGCGCCGATGCCACAAAGGCGGCCGACGCGGCCGACCGCGTCGTCAACGTTGATAATGTCGTGGCAATTGTCGGCGCCCTGTGCTCCGGCGCAACGATTTCCGCAGCAAACAATGCCGGTATTCCGGGTGGTGTTGCGATGATCTCACCGGCTTCCACGTCTCCGGCGCTCACCACGCTGGACGACAAGGGGCTTGTTTTCCGCACCGCGACGTCTGATGCCTATCAGGGTGGTGTACTGGCCCGGGTCGTTCAGGCTGCCGGCAAGAAGAATGTCGCCGTCACCTATGTGAACAACGACTATGGCAAGGGTTTTGCGGATGCATTTTCTGCTGCCTTCACAGCAGCAGGTGGCACCGTTGCCGCGTCCGAAGCGCATGAAGACGGCAAGGCTGACTATCGCGCCGAGATCGGTTCGCTTTCCGCAACCGGTGCTGAAGCATTGGTCATTCTGGCCTATGCCGACGGATCAGGTCAGACGGTCCTGCGGCAGGCGCTCGAAGGTGGCGATTTTGACGTCTTCTATGGTGGTGACGGTATGGTGTCTCAAACACTCGCCGACAATGTTCCCGCCGCAGGCGGCAAGATCATCATGACCCGTCCCTCGACGCCGGATCTGCCGGGTGCGGATGCATTCGCCGTCGCGGCATCGGCAGCCGATGTGGATGCCAACGGAACCTTTGTTTCCAACAGCTACGACGCAGCCTTCATTCTGGCCCTGGCTGCCGAGAAGGCAGGCAGCACCGATCGCGCCGCGATCGCTGCTCAGGTCAGCAGTGTCGCCAACGCTCCGGGAGAGGTAATCCTGCCGACCGAGTGGAAAAAGGCAAAAGAGCTGATCGCAGCCGGTAAGGACATCAACTACGAGGGCGCTGCCGGCCCGCAGTCCTTTGACGAAAATGGCGATGTGCCCGGTACATATGAGACCATTGCCATCGAAGACGGCAAGATCATGAGCACTGGTGTCGCCGAGTAA
- a CDS encoding DMT family transporter → MLARLAPALFVLLWSTGWISARYAAPYADPLTFLSIRYIAAAAALLTLCLAMRANWPASPAAWGHAMVSGVLLHGIYLGGVWWAIANGVPASLSGLIAALQPLLTALSAPFIVGERLTRGQWLGIVLGLAGLLIAIVPRIVMLETSQIVTALIPLAVNIVGMFGVTAGTIYQKRFLQSADLRSTVTLQYVGALAFTLPLALLLEDMRMVWNVETTLTMLWSVFGLSIGAVALLLYLIRRGQVSRAASLIYLVPPAVAIEAFLLFGERLSGPMIAGTIIVVAGVYLTNRPEQASA, encoded by the coding sequence ATTCTTGCCCGCCTGGCGCCGGCGCTGTTCGTCCTTTTGTGGTCGACGGGCTGGATCTCCGCCCGTTACGCCGCGCCATATGCCGATCCGCTGACGTTCTTGAGCATACGCTACATAGCTGCCGCCGCGGCTTTGCTCACATTGTGTTTGGCGATGCGCGCAAACTGGCCGGCTTCCCCGGCGGCATGGGGCCATGCCATGGTTTCGGGCGTGTTGCTCCACGGCATTTATCTCGGTGGTGTCTGGTGGGCAATTGCTAACGGTGTGCCGGCATCCCTTTCCGGCCTTATTGCCGCTTTGCAACCACTGCTGACGGCATTGTCTGCACCGTTTATCGTGGGCGAACGCCTGACGCGGGGGCAATGGCTGGGTATTGTCCTTGGCCTGGCGGGTCTTCTGATAGCCATCGTTCCGCGCATCGTCATGCTGGAGACATCGCAAATCGTGACAGCGCTCATCCCCCTTGCGGTTAACATCGTGGGTATGTTTGGCGTAACGGCGGGCACGATCTATCAGAAGCGGTTTCTGCAATCAGCGGACCTGCGCTCGACCGTTACGCTCCAATATGTCGGTGCATTGGCCTTTACTCTGCCTCTGGCCCTGCTGCTGGAGGACATGCGCATGGTCTGGAATGTCGAAACCACGCTCACCATGCTGTGGTCCGTATTCGGCTTGTCCATAGGCGCCGTCGCCCTGCTTCTTTATCTGATCCGGCGGGGGCAGGTCTCGCGCGCAGCCTCCCTCATCTATCTTGTTCCTCCGGCGGTTGCGATCGAGGCCTTCCTGCTCTTCGGTGAAAGGCTCTCCGGGCCGATGATTGCCGGAACGATCATTGTGGTTGCGGGTGTCTATCTGACCAATCGGCCCGAACAGGCGTCGGCCTGA
- a CDS encoding dimethyl sulfoxide reductase anchor subunit family protein, whose product MHPAISVIFFTVTSGAGFGLIAMIGAGLPLPAGLAAAFFIPLLAAALCVVGLVSSTFHLGHPERAWRAFSQWRSSWLSREGVMSVATLVLFALYALIWMISGERPLILGLLVALGALVTVYTTAMIYAQLKTVPRWNTGLTPACYLLFSLASGFLLAAVLNGLAAGGSGAAGVAFVAILAAWACKYAWWKHAENASLEQAGSTVETATGLGAIGKVRLLERPHSGENYLTREMVHVVGRKHAAKLRMIALLVGAALPLLIALAVWVFSGTTLWLLPAFLLMMAGLFVERWLFFAEAEHAVSLYYGGGNT is encoded by the coding sequence ATGCATCCGGCAATCTCCGTCATTTTCTTTACTGTCACCTCCGGAGCCGGTTTTGGCCTGATCGCAATGATCGGCGCCGGACTGCCGCTTCCGGCTGGTCTTGCCGCAGCGTTTTTTATTCCGCTGCTGGCGGCCGCCCTTTGCGTGGTCGGCCTGGTGTCCTCCACCTTTCACCTTGGTCACCCCGAACGCGCATGGCGTGCCTTTTCGCAGTGGCGGTCCTCATGGCTGTCGCGCGAAGGCGTCATGTCGGTGGCAACACTTGTCCTGTTCGCGCTTTACGCGCTCATCTGGATGATCAGCGGCGAACGGCCGCTCATTCTCGGTCTGCTTGTTGCGCTCGGCGCGCTGGTCACCGTCTATACGACGGCCATGATCTACGCGCAGCTGAAGACCGTACCGCGATGGAATACCGGGCTGACGCCCGCCTGCTATCTCTTGTTTTCGCTGGCCAGCGGCTTCCTTCTGGCCGCGGTGCTTAACGGACTGGCCGCTGGCGGATCGGGTGCCGCCGGAGTCGCCTTTGTTGCCATTCTTGCCGCATGGGCTTGCAAATATGCCTGGTGGAAACACGCCGAAAACGCCAGCCTTGAGCAGGCTGGCTCGACCGTTGAAACGGCAACGGGATTGGGCGCCATCGGCAAGGTGCGTCTGCTTGAGCGTCCGCACAGCGGCGAGAATTACCTGACGCGCGAGATGGTCCATGTTGTCGGCCGCAAACATGCGGCAAAGCTGCGAATGATTGCGCTCCTCGTCGGTGCAGCGCTTCCGTTGCTCATCGCGCTTGCCGTGTGGGTTTTCTCCGGCACGACGCTGTGGCTGCTTCCGGCATTCCTTTTGATGATGGCCGGTCTTTTTGTCGAGCGCTGGCTGTTCTTTGCCGAAGCCGAGCATGCGGTTTCGCTTTACTATGGTGGCGGGAACACTTAG
- a CDS encoding 4Fe-4S dicluster domain-containing protein: MTSLPQSTDKALGLVIDLDTCVGCHACVISCKEWNTGGYGAPLADLDPYGDEPVGSFLNRIHTFEVSPEDAPASIVHFPKSCLHCADAPCVTVCPTGASYKRSEDGIVLVDESMCIGCGLCAWACPYGAREMDPVENVMKKCTLCVDRIYNDNIPEEDRVPSCVRTCPAGARHFGDLSDPQSDVSQLVAERGGMDLMPEMGTAPVNKYLPPRPKTKPDSAPVAAPAAQEPPGGFLGWLDQALERLG, translated from the coding sequence ATGACCAGTCTTCCCCAATCAACGGACAAGGCGCTTGGTCTTGTTATCGACCTTGACACCTGTGTGGGCTGCCATGCCTGCGTCATCAGCTGCAAGGAGTGGAACACGGGCGGTTATGGCGCGCCGCTTGCCGATCTTGATCCCTATGGCGACGAGCCGGTCGGCTCGTTCCTCAACCGTATCCATACATTCGAGGTCAGCCCAGAGGATGCGCCGGCCTCCATTGTTCATTTCCCGAAATCCTGCTTGCATTGCGCCGATGCGCCGTGCGTGACGGTCTGTCCGACGGGCGCCAGCTACAAACGGTCCGAGGACGGTATCGTCCTCGTCGATGAATCCATGTGCATCGGCTGTGGTCTTTGCGCCTGGGCCTGCCCCTACGGCGCGCGCGAGATGGACCCGGTCGAGAACGTGATGAAAAAATGCACGCTGTGTGTCGACCGCATCTACAACGACAATATACCGGAGGAAGACCGCGTTCCGTCATGCGTACGCACCTGTCCTGCTGGCGCGCGGCACTTTGGCGACCTGTCCGACCCGCAGTCGGATGTGTCACAGCTCGTTGCCGAGCGCGGCGGTATGGACCTGATGCCGGAAATGGGCACCGCGCCGGTCAATAAATATCTGCCGCCCCGTCCCAAAACCAAACCTGATAGCGCTCCGGTAGCCGCCCCGGCTGCACAGGAACCCCCCGGCGGGTTCCTCGGCTGGCTCGATCAGGCCCTCGAAAGGCTGGGGTAG